One window of Camelus dromedarius isolate mCamDro1 chromosome 18, mCamDro1.pat, whole genome shotgun sequence genomic DNA carries:
- the NOL4L gene encoding nucleolar protein 4-like isoform X3 yields the protein MNDSTWMSADPHLASSLSPSQDERMRSPQNLHSQEDDDSSSESGSGNGSSTLNPSTSSSTQGDPAFPEMNGNGAVAPMDFTATAEDQPINLCDKLPQGSALGTPSYPSDGCGADGLRSRVKYGVKTTPESPPYSSGSYDSIKTEVSGCPEDLTVGRAPTADDDDDDHDDHEDNDKMNDSEGMDPERLKAFNMFVRLFVDENLDRMVPISKQPKEKIQAIIESCSRQFPEFQERARKRIRTYLKSCRRMKKNGMEMTRPTPPHLTSAMAENILAAACESETRKAAKRMRLEIYQSSQDEPIALDKQHSRDSAAITHSTYSLPASSYSQDPVYVNGGLNYSYRSYGALGSNLQPPSSLQTGNHSNGPTDLSMKGGASTTSTTPTPTPSSNSTSRTMPTAQLSPTEISAVRQLIAGYRESAAFLLRSADELENLILQQN from the exons ACGACTCCTCCTCCGAGAGCGGCAGCGGCAATGGCTCCTCCACCCTGAACCCGTCCACCTCCAGCAGCACACAGGGTGACCCCGCCTTCCCCGAGATGAATGGCAACGGCGCCGTGGCTCCCATGGACTTCACCGCCACCGCTGAGGATCAGCCCATCAACCTGTGTGACAAGCTCCCGCAGGGCTCGGCACTCGGCACACCCTCCTACCCCTCAGATGGCTGCGGCGCCGATGGACTGCGGAGCCGCGTCAAGTATGGGGTGAAGACCACCCCCGAG TCCCCACCGTACAGCTCGGGGAGCTACGACTCCATCAAAACCGAAGTCAGTGGCTGCCCTGAGGACCTGACAGTGGGCCGGGCCCCCACCGcagatgacgatgatgatgaccACGACGACCATGAGGACAATGACAAAATGAATGACTCTGAAGGCATGGACCCAGAGCGCCTTAAGGCCTTCAAC ATGTTCGTGCGTCTCTTCGTGGACGAGAACCTGGACCGCATGGTGCCCATCTCCAAGCAGCCCAAGGAGAAGATCCAGGCCATCATCGAGTCGTGCAGCCGGCAGTTCCCTGAGTTCCAGGAGCGAGCCCGCAAGCGCATCCGCACGTACCTCAAATCCTGCCGGCGCATGAAGAAGAACGGCATGGAGATG ACCAGACCCACACCACCCCACCTGACCTCGGCCATGGCAGAAAACATCCTGGCAGCTGCCTGTGAGAGCGAGACAAGAAAAGCAGCCAAAAGGATGCGCCTGGAGATCTACCAGTCCTCTCAG GACGAGCCCATAGCCCTGGACAAGCAGCACTCCCGGGACTCCGCAGCCATCACCCACTCCACCTACTCACTGCCAGCCTCCTCCTACTCCCAGGACCCTGTCTATGTCAACGGTGGCCTCAACTACAGTTACCGCAGTTATGGGGCCTTGGGCAGCAACCTgcagcccccttcctccctccaaacAGGAAATCACAGTAACG GGCCCACAGACCTCAGCATGAAAGGCGGGgcctccaccacctccaccacgcCCACGCCCACGCCCTCCAGCAACAGCACCAGCCGGACCATGCCCACCGCCCAGCTCAGCCCCACGGAGATCAGTGCTGTGCGGCAGCTCATCGCCGGCTACCGGGAGTCTGCTGCCTTTCTGCTGCGCTCGGCAGATGAACTGGAAAACCTCATTTTACAGCAGAACTGA